From one Helicoverpa zea isolate HzStark_Cry1AcR chromosome 10, ilHelZeax1.1, whole genome shotgun sequence genomic stretch:
- the LOC124633845 gene encoding liprin-alpha-1 isoform X2, whose translation MWNMMCDVMPTISEDSISQRSSQLSGEDANFEQLMVSMLDERDKLVESLRETQERLGDSELRLKEVEKERDSLHRQIAANLPQEFATLTKELNQAREQLLEREEEISELKAERNNTRLLLEHLECLVSRHERSLRMTVVKRQAAAQSGVSSEVEVLKALKSLFEHHKALDEKVRERLRVALERNTALEEELALTKEELQQYKSSQDDKPKENGTVPTGSPEQNGEQQTTKDPNNVNGESETTRKISELQNTIAKQSAELSSWQRRVAELNNKVSELEERLAKGEKELAKKQDECVKLQRDLRENVAQKEDQEERITTLEKRYLNAQRESTSLHDLNEKLEQELNHKQAQLKLQEEKIAAIEEKLELSTQKLAQMSSLPEMEEQLKARMEALSQAQERHGSAEDRIQRLEASVEEKNAELMRLNQRLRMNEEHNTRLSATVDKLLSESNDRLQVHLKERMHALDEKNALTQELDKTRKYADELLSDKQDILKELAKWRMETEQLKRQMLEQEIAFNIQQTDALTRSLSPAAQPQPPATLFQPKLDGSWEKLQQAHVLANVQQPFDVSSDAENEESDGGVEGGHTDAAALALMLQEQLDAINTEIRLIQEEKQTTEARAEELESRVGSYEHMNVRARRGESPPRAASPSRAMRPAHHKYHTLQLCEEGAPGVGPVGPAEGAESPLTARSLRLERAARAIHAERDRLRTHYQPPYDSNISSSSSQESLGGASAGLGGGTWGGSTSRPGAASAASIASMHQQKKRGIKSSLGRFFSKKEKAGMPLQQGQSPRSMSSVSSLGLSSLADEAAAGEALTPHAPLSHAPMSHQDYARTKSKERDYRHELLGEAMRAGTPFALWNGPTVVAWLELWVGMPAWYVAACRANVKSGAIMSALSDQEIQREIGISNPLHRLKLRLAIQEMVSLTSPSAPRGTACAALAFGDMNHEWIGNVWLPSLGLPQYRTTFMECLVDARMLEHLTKRDLRTQLKMVDSFHRTSLHFGVACLKRVGYSVRALEERRRAAEHGTRDVLVWTNERLQRWLVAINLKEYANNLSESGVHGALIALDDNFDANSMALALQIPTQNTQARQILELEFGALLTSGTERAARVHDHAAS comes from the exons GAATTCGCAACACTCACAAAAGAGCTCAATCAGGCCAGAGAACAACTCCTCGAAAGGGAAGAGGAGATTTCAGAGCTCAAAGCAGAGAGAAACAATACCAGG TTATTGCTAGAGCACCTAGAATGCCTAGTATCAAGACACGAGCGCTCCTTGCGCATGACAGTAGTGAAGCGACAAGCAGCCGCGCAGTCCGGCGTCTCCTCAGAAGTCGAGGTCCTGAAGGCGCTCAAGAGCCTCTTCGAACATCACAAGGCTTTAGACGAAAAG GTGCGGGAGCGGCTACGTGTGGCGTTGGAGAGGAATACCGCTCTCGAAGAAGAACTAGCTCTCACTAAGGAAGAA TTACAGCAATACAAATCATCACAAGACGACAAGCCGAAGGAGAACGGCACCGTGCCCACCGGCTCGCCCGAACAGAACGGGGAACAACAAACTACTAAG GATCCAAATAATGTAAACGGCGAATCGGAGACGACAAGGAAAATCAGTGAGCTCCAAAATACGATCGCCAAGCAG TCAGCAGAGCTAAGCTCGTGGCAGCGACGCGTGGCCGAGCTGAACAACAAGGTGTCGGAGCTGGAGGAGCGCCTCGCCAAGGGAGAGAAGGAGCTCGCCAAGAAGCAGGACGAGTGCGTCAAGCTGCAGCGAGACCTTAGGGAGAACGTGGCGCAGAAGGAGGATCAG gaGGAGCGCATCACGACATTAGAGAAACGTTACCTGAACGCGCAGCGCGAGTCTACCTCCCTACACGACCTCAACGAGAAACTCGAACAGGAGCTCAACCACAAACAGGCACAACTTAAG TTGCAAGAGGAGAAGATTGCAGCCATTGAAGAGAAGTTGGAGTTGTCCACACAGAAACTGGCTCAGATGTCCTCGTTGCCAGAAATGGAGGAACAGCTCAAGGCGAGGATGGAAGCCCTCAGCCAG GCGCAGGAGCGTCACGGGTCTGCGGAGGACCGCATCCAGCGGCTGGAGGCGAGCGTGGAGGAGaagaacgccgagctcatgcgCCTCAACCAGCGCCTGCGCATGAACGAGGAGCACAACACGCGCCTCTCCGCCACCGTCGACAAGCTGCTCTCCGAGTCCAACGACAG GTTACAAGTGCACCTCAAAGAGCGCATGCACGCGCTGGACGAGAAGAACGCGCTGACGCAGGAGCTGGACAAGACGCGCAAGTACGCCGACGAGCTGCTCAGCGACAAGCAGGACATACTCAAGGAGCTGGCCAAGTGGCGCATGGAGACTGAACAG CTGAAGCGCCAGATGCTGGAGCAGGAGATCGCGTTCAACATCCAGCAGACGGACGCGCTGACCCGCTCGCTGTCGCCCGCCGCGCAGCCGCAGCCGCCAGCCACGCTCTTCCAGCCCAAG TTGGACGGCTCGTGGGAGAAGCTGCAGCAGGCGCACGTGCTGGCCAACGTGCAGCAGCCCTTCGACGTCTCCAGCGACGCTGAG AACGAAGAATCAGACGGTGGTGTAGAAGGCGGTCACACGGACGCCGCGGCACTAGCTCTCATGCTGCAGGAACAGCTCGATGCCATCAACACCGAGATCCGCCTCATACAGGAGGAGAAGCAGACCACGGAAGCCAGGGCTGAGGAGCTCGAGTCTAGG GTGGGCAGCTACGAGCACATGAAcgtgcgggcgcggcgcggcgagTCGCCCCCGCGCGCCGCGTCGCCGTCCCGCGCCATGCGGCCCGCGCACCACAAGTACCATACC CTGCAGCTATGCGAAGAAGGAGCGCCGGGCGTGGGCCCAGTGGGCCCCGCTGAAGGGGCGGAGTCCCCGCTCACGGCGCGGTCGCTGCGGCTGGAGCGAGCCGCCCGAGCGATACACGCGGAGAGAGACCGCCTGAGGACGCACTATCAGCCGCCTTATGACTC CAATATTTCATCCAGTTCAAGCCAAGAGTCGCTGGGCGGGGCGAGCGCAGGGCTCGGGGGCGGGACCTGGGGCGGCTCCACCTCCCGGCCCGGCGCCGCCTCCGCCGCCTCTATCGCATCTATGCACCAACAGAAGAAGAGAGGCATCAAGAGTTCCTTAGGAAGATTCTTTAGTAAGAAGGAGAAGGCGGGAATGCCG CTACAGCAAGGTCAGAGTCCCCGCTCGATGTCGTCAGTGTCCTCGCTGGGGCTGTCGTCGCTGGCGGACGAGGCGGCGGCGGGCGAGGCGCTGACGCCGCACGCGCCGCTGTCGCACGCGCCCATGTCGCACCAGGACTATGCCAGGACCAAGAGCAA AGAGCGCGACTACCGGCACGAGCTGCTGGGCGAGGCGATGCGGGCGGGCACTCCATTCGCGCTGTGGAACGGGCCCACCGTGGTAGCCTGGCTCGAGCTGTGGGTGGGCATGCCGGCGTGGTACGTGGCCGCCTGCCGCGCCAACGTGAAGTCGGGCGCCATCATGTCGGCGCTGTCGGACCAGGAGATCCAGCGCGAGATCGGCATCAGCAACCCGCTGCACCGCCTCAAGCTGCGCCTCGCCATCCAGGAGATGGTGTCGCTCACGTCGCCGTCCGCGCCCAGGGGCACGGCCTGTGCCGCGCTCGCCTTCGGGGATATGAACCACGAGTGGATCGGCAACGTCTGGCTGCCTTCATTAG GTTTACCACAATACAGAACGACATTCATGGAGTGTCTAGTAGACGCGCGGATGTTGGAGCACCTCACCAAGAGGGACCTACGGACGCAACTCAAAATGGTCGACAGTTTTCATAG GACGTCGTTGCACTTTGGCGTGGCTTGCTTGAAGCGCGTGGGGTACAGCGTGAGAGCGCTGGAAGagcggcgccgcgccgccgagCACGGCACCCGGGATGTCCTCGTGTGGACTAATGAGCGGCTGCAGCGCTGGCTTGTCGCCATCAACCTCAAG GAGTACGCGAACAATCTGTCAGAGAGCGGCGTGCACGGGGCGCTGATCGCGCTGGACGACAACTTCGACGCCAACTCCATGGCGCTGGCGCTGCAGATACCCACGCAGAACACACAG GCGCGGCAGATCCTGGAGCTGGAGTTCGGCGCGTTGCTGACGAGCGGCACCGAGCGAGCCGCCCGCGTGCACGACCACGCCGCCTCCTGA
- the LOC124633845 gene encoding liprin-alpha-1 isoform X4, whose product MWNMMCDVMPTISEDSISQRSSQLSGEDANFEQLMVSMLDERDKLVESLRETQERLGDSELRLKEVEKERDSLHRQIAANLPQEFATLTKELNQAREQLLEREEEISELKAERNNTRLLLEHLECLVSRHERSLRMTVVKRQAAAQSGVSSEVEVLKALKSLFEHHKALDEKVRERLRVALERNTALEEELALTKEELQQYKSSQDDKPKENGTVPTGSPEQNGEQQTTKSAELSSWQRRVAELNNKVSELEERLAKGEKELAKKQDECVKLQRDLRENVAQKEDQEERITTLEKRYLNAQRESTSLHDLNEKLEQELNHKQAQLKLQEEKIAAIEEKLELSTQKLAQMSSLPEMEEQLKARMEALSQVRLGAQERHGSAEDRIQRLEASVEEKNAELMRLNQRLRMNEEHNTRLSATVDKLLSESNDRLQVHLKERMHALDEKNALTQELDKTRKYADELLSDKQDILKELAKWRMETEQLKRQMLEQEIAFNIQQTDALTRSLSPAAQPQPPATLFQPKLDGSWEKLQQAHVLANVQQPFDVSSDAENEESDGGVEGGHTDAAALALMLQEQLDAINTEIRLIQEEKQTTEARAEELESRVGSYEHMNVRARRGESPPRAASPSRAMRPAHHKYHTLQLCEEGAPGVGPVGPAEGAESPLTARSLRLERAARAIHAERDRLRTHYQPPYDSNISSSSSQESLGGASAGLGGGTWGGSTSRPGAASAASIASMHQQKKRGIKSSLGRFFSKKEKAGMPLQQGQSPRSMSSVSSLGLSSLADEAAAGEALTPHAPLSHAPMSHQDYARTKSKERDYRHELLGEAMRAGTPFALWNGPTVVAWLELWVGMPAWYVAACRANVKSGAIMSALSDQEIQREIGISNPLHRLKLRLAIQEMVSLTSPSAPRGTACAALAFGDMNHEWIGNVWLPSLGLPQYRTTFMECLVDARMLEHLTKRDLRTQLKMVDSFHRTSLHFGVACLKRVGYSVRALEERRRAAEHGTRDVLVWTNERLQRWLVAINLKEYANNLSESGVHGALIALDDNFDANSMALALQIPTQNTQARQILELEFGALLTSGTERAARVHDHAAS is encoded by the exons GAATTCGCAACACTCACAAAAGAGCTCAATCAGGCCAGAGAACAACTCCTCGAAAGGGAAGAGGAGATTTCAGAGCTCAAAGCAGAGAGAAACAATACCAGG TTATTGCTAGAGCACCTAGAATGCCTAGTATCAAGACACGAGCGCTCCTTGCGCATGACAGTAGTGAAGCGACAAGCAGCCGCGCAGTCCGGCGTCTCCTCAGAAGTCGAGGTCCTGAAGGCGCTCAAGAGCCTCTTCGAACATCACAAGGCTTTAGACGAAAAG GTGCGGGAGCGGCTACGTGTGGCGTTGGAGAGGAATACCGCTCTCGAAGAAGAACTAGCTCTCACTAAGGAAGAA TTACAGCAATACAAATCATCACAAGACGACAAGCCGAAGGAGAACGGCACCGTGCCCACCGGCTCGCCCGAACAGAACGGGGAACAACAAACTACTAAG TCAGCAGAGCTAAGCTCGTGGCAGCGACGCGTGGCCGAGCTGAACAACAAGGTGTCGGAGCTGGAGGAGCGCCTCGCCAAGGGAGAGAAGGAGCTCGCCAAGAAGCAGGACGAGTGCGTCAAGCTGCAGCGAGACCTTAGGGAGAACGTGGCGCAGAAGGAGGATCAG gaGGAGCGCATCACGACATTAGAGAAACGTTACCTGAACGCGCAGCGCGAGTCTACCTCCCTACACGACCTCAACGAGAAACTCGAACAGGAGCTCAACCACAAACAGGCACAACTTAAG TTGCAAGAGGAGAAGATTGCAGCCATTGAAGAGAAGTTGGAGTTGTCCACACAGAAACTGGCTCAGATGTCCTCGTTGCCAGAAATGGAGGAACAGCTCAAGGCGAGGATGGAAGCCCTCAGCCAGGTAAGATTAGGG GCGCAGGAGCGTCACGGGTCTGCGGAGGACCGCATCCAGCGGCTGGAGGCGAGCGTGGAGGAGaagaacgccgagctcatgcgCCTCAACCAGCGCCTGCGCATGAACGAGGAGCACAACACGCGCCTCTCCGCCACCGTCGACAAGCTGCTCTCCGAGTCCAACGACAG GTTACAAGTGCACCTCAAAGAGCGCATGCACGCGCTGGACGAGAAGAACGCGCTGACGCAGGAGCTGGACAAGACGCGCAAGTACGCCGACGAGCTGCTCAGCGACAAGCAGGACATACTCAAGGAGCTGGCCAAGTGGCGCATGGAGACTGAACAG CTGAAGCGCCAGATGCTGGAGCAGGAGATCGCGTTCAACATCCAGCAGACGGACGCGCTGACCCGCTCGCTGTCGCCCGCCGCGCAGCCGCAGCCGCCAGCCACGCTCTTCCAGCCCAAG TTGGACGGCTCGTGGGAGAAGCTGCAGCAGGCGCACGTGCTGGCCAACGTGCAGCAGCCCTTCGACGTCTCCAGCGACGCTGAG AACGAAGAATCAGACGGTGGTGTAGAAGGCGGTCACACGGACGCCGCGGCACTAGCTCTCATGCTGCAGGAACAGCTCGATGCCATCAACACCGAGATCCGCCTCATACAGGAGGAGAAGCAGACCACGGAAGCCAGGGCTGAGGAGCTCGAGTCTAGG GTGGGCAGCTACGAGCACATGAAcgtgcgggcgcggcgcggcgagTCGCCCCCGCGCGCCGCGTCGCCGTCCCGCGCCATGCGGCCCGCGCACCACAAGTACCATACC CTGCAGCTATGCGAAGAAGGAGCGCCGGGCGTGGGCCCAGTGGGCCCCGCTGAAGGGGCGGAGTCCCCGCTCACGGCGCGGTCGCTGCGGCTGGAGCGAGCCGCCCGAGCGATACACGCGGAGAGAGACCGCCTGAGGACGCACTATCAGCCGCCTTATGACTC CAATATTTCATCCAGTTCAAGCCAAGAGTCGCTGGGCGGGGCGAGCGCAGGGCTCGGGGGCGGGACCTGGGGCGGCTCCACCTCCCGGCCCGGCGCCGCCTCCGCCGCCTCTATCGCATCTATGCACCAACAGAAGAAGAGAGGCATCAAGAGTTCCTTAGGAAGATTCTTTAGTAAGAAGGAGAAGGCGGGAATGCCG CTACAGCAAGGTCAGAGTCCCCGCTCGATGTCGTCAGTGTCCTCGCTGGGGCTGTCGTCGCTGGCGGACGAGGCGGCGGCGGGCGAGGCGCTGACGCCGCACGCGCCGCTGTCGCACGCGCCCATGTCGCACCAGGACTATGCCAGGACCAAGAGCAA AGAGCGCGACTACCGGCACGAGCTGCTGGGCGAGGCGATGCGGGCGGGCACTCCATTCGCGCTGTGGAACGGGCCCACCGTGGTAGCCTGGCTCGAGCTGTGGGTGGGCATGCCGGCGTGGTACGTGGCCGCCTGCCGCGCCAACGTGAAGTCGGGCGCCATCATGTCGGCGCTGTCGGACCAGGAGATCCAGCGCGAGATCGGCATCAGCAACCCGCTGCACCGCCTCAAGCTGCGCCTCGCCATCCAGGAGATGGTGTCGCTCACGTCGCCGTCCGCGCCCAGGGGCACGGCCTGTGCCGCGCTCGCCTTCGGGGATATGAACCACGAGTGGATCGGCAACGTCTGGCTGCCTTCATTAG GTTTACCACAATACAGAACGACATTCATGGAGTGTCTAGTAGACGCGCGGATGTTGGAGCACCTCACCAAGAGGGACCTACGGACGCAACTCAAAATGGTCGACAGTTTTCATAG GACGTCGTTGCACTTTGGCGTGGCTTGCTTGAAGCGCGTGGGGTACAGCGTGAGAGCGCTGGAAGagcggcgccgcgccgccgagCACGGCACCCGGGATGTCCTCGTGTGGACTAATGAGCGGCTGCAGCGCTGGCTTGTCGCCATCAACCTCAAG GAGTACGCGAACAATCTGTCAGAGAGCGGCGTGCACGGGGCGCTGATCGCGCTGGACGACAACTTCGACGCCAACTCCATGGCGCTGGCGCTGCAGATACCCACGCAGAACACACAG GCGCGGCAGATCCTGGAGCTGGAGTTCGGCGCGTTGCTGACGAGCGGCACCGAGCGAGCCGCCCGCGTGCACGACCACGCCGCCTCCTGA
- the LOC124633845 gene encoding liprin-alpha-1 isoform X3: MWNMMCDVMPTISEDSISQRSSQLSGEDANFEQLMVSMLDERDKLVESLRETQERLGDSELRLKEVEKERDSLHRQIAANLPQEFATLTKELNQAREQLLEREEEISELKAERNNTRLLLEHLECLVSRHERSLRMTVVKRQAAAQSGVSSEVEVLKALKSLFEHHKALDEKVRERLRVALERNTALEEELALTKEELQQYKSSQDDKPKENGTVPTGSPEQNGEQQTTKDPNNVNGESETTRKISELQNTIAKQSAELSSWQRRVAELNNKVSELEERLAKGEKELAKKQDECVKLQRDLRENVAQKEDQEERITTLEKRYLNAQRESTSLHDLNEKLEQELNHKQAQLKLQEEKIAAIEEKLELSTQKLAQMSSLPEMEEQLKARMEALSQVRLGAQERHGSAEDRIQRLEASVEEKNAELMRLNQRLRMNEEHNTRLSATVDKLLSESNDRLQVHLKERMHALDEKNALTQELDKTRKYADELLSDKQDILKELAKWRMETEQLKRQMLEQEIAFNIQQTDALTRSLSPAAQPQPPATLFQPKLDGSWEKLQQAHVLANVQQPFDVSSDAENEESDGGVEGGHTDAAALALMLQEQLDAINTEIRLIQEEKQTTEARAEELESRVGSYEHMNVRARRGESPPRAASPSRAMRPAHHKYHTLQLCEEGAPGVGPVGPAEGAESPLTARSLRLERAARAIHAERDRLRTHYQPPYDSSSQESLGGASAGLGGGTWGGSTSRPGAASAASIASMHQQKKRGIKSSLGRFFSKKEKAGMPLQQGQSPRSMSSVSSLGLSSLADEAAAGEALTPHAPLSHAPMSHQDYARTKSKERDYRHELLGEAMRAGTPFALWNGPTVVAWLELWVGMPAWYVAACRANVKSGAIMSALSDQEIQREIGISNPLHRLKLRLAIQEMVSLTSPSAPRGTACAALAFGDMNHEWIGNVWLPSLGLPQYRTTFMECLVDARMLEHLTKRDLRTQLKMVDSFHRTSLHFGVACLKRVGYSVRALEERRRAAEHGTRDVLVWTNERLQRWLVAINLKEYANNLSESGVHGALIALDDNFDANSMALALQIPTQNTQARQILELEFGALLTSGTERAARVHDHAAS, encoded by the exons GAATTCGCAACACTCACAAAAGAGCTCAATCAGGCCAGAGAACAACTCCTCGAAAGGGAAGAGGAGATTTCAGAGCTCAAAGCAGAGAGAAACAATACCAGG TTATTGCTAGAGCACCTAGAATGCCTAGTATCAAGACACGAGCGCTCCTTGCGCATGACAGTAGTGAAGCGACAAGCAGCCGCGCAGTCCGGCGTCTCCTCAGAAGTCGAGGTCCTGAAGGCGCTCAAGAGCCTCTTCGAACATCACAAGGCTTTAGACGAAAAG GTGCGGGAGCGGCTACGTGTGGCGTTGGAGAGGAATACCGCTCTCGAAGAAGAACTAGCTCTCACTAAGGAAGAA TTACAGCAATACAAATCATCACAAGACGACAAGCCGAAGGAGAACGGCACCGTGCCCACCGGCTCGCCCGAACAGAACGGGGAACAACAAACTACTAAG GATCCAAATAATGTAAACGGCGAATCGGAGACGACAAGGAAAATCAGTGAGCTCCAAAATACGATCGCCAAGCAG TCAGCAGAGCTAAGCTCGTGGCAGCGACGCGTGGCCGAGCTGAACAACAAGGTGTCGGAGCTGGAGGAGCGCCTCGCCAAGGGAGAGAAGGAGCTCGCCAAGAAGCAGGACGAGTGCGTCAAGCTGCAGCGAGACCTTAGGGAGAACGTGGCGCAGAAGGAGGATCAG gaGGAGCGCATCACGACATTAGAGAAACGTTACCTGAACGCGCAGCGCGAGTCTACCTCCCTACACGACCTCAACGAGAAACTCGAACAGGAGCTCAACCACAAACAGGCACAACTTAAG TTGCAAGAGGAGAAGATTGCAGCCATTGAAGAGAAGTTGGAGTTGTCCACACAGAAACTGGCTCAGATGTCCTCGTTGCCAGAAATGGAGGAACAGCTCAAGGCGAGGATGGAAGCCCTCAGCCAGGTAAGATTAGGG GCGCAGGAGCGTCACGGGTCTGCGGAGGACCGCATCCAGCGGCTGGAGGCGAGCGTGGAGGAGaagaacgccgagctcatgcgCCTCAACCAGCGCCTGCGCATGAACGAGGAGCACAACACGCGCCTCTCCGCCACCGTCGACAAGCTGCTCTCCGAGTCCAACGACAG GTTACAAGTGCACCTCAAAGAGCGCATGCACGCGCTGGACGAGAAGAACGCGCTGACGCAGGAGCTGGACAAGACGCGCAAGTACGCCGACGAGCTGCTCAGCGACAAGCAGGACATACTCAAGGAGCTGGCCAAGTGGCGCATGGAGACTGAACAG CTGAAGCGCCAGATGCTGGAGCAGGAGATCGCGTTCAACATCCAGCAGACGGACGCGCTGACCCGCTCGCTGTCGCCCGCCGCGCAGCCGCAGCCGCCAGCCACGCTCTTCCAGCCCAAG TTGGACGGCTCGTGGGAGAAGCTGCAGCAGGCGCACGTGCTGGCCAACGTGCAGCAGCCCTTCGACGTCTCCAGCGACGCTGAG AACGAAGAATCAGACGGTGGTGTAGAAGGCGGTCACACGGACGCCGCGGCACTAGCTCTCATGCTGCAGGAACAGCTCGATGCCATCAACACCGAGATCCGCCTCATACAGGAGGAGAAGCAGACCACGGAAGCCAGGGCTGAGGAGCTCGAGTCTAGG GTGGGCAGCTACGAGCACATGAAcgtgcgggcgcggcgcggcgagTCGCCCCCGCGCGCCGCGTCGCCGTCCCGCGCCATGCGGCCCGCGCACCACAAGTACCATACC CTGCAGCTATGCGAAGAAGGAGCGCCGGGCGTGGGCCCAGTGGGCCCCGCTGAAGGGGCGGAGTCCCCGCTCACGGCGCGGTCGCTGCGGCTGGAGCGAGCCGCCCGAGCGATACACGCGGAGAGAGACCGCCTGAGGACGCACTATCAGCCGCCTTATGACTC TTCAAGCCAAGAGTCGCTGGGCGGGGCGAGCGCAGGGCTCGGGGGCGGGACCTGGGGCGGCTCCACCTCCCGGCCCGGCGCCGCCTCCGCCGCCTCTATCGCATCTATGCACCAACAGAAGAAGAGAGGCATCAAGAGTTCCTTAGGAAGATTCTTTAGTAAGAAGGAGAAGGCGGGAATGCCG CTACAGCAAGGTCAGAGTCCCCGCTCGATGTCGTCAGTGTCCTCGCTGGGGCTGTCGTCGCTGGCGGACGAGGCGGCGGCGGGCGAGGCGCTGACGCCGCACGCGCCGCTGTCGCACGCGCCCATGTCGCACCAGGACTATGCCAGGACCAAGAGCAA AGAGCGCGACTACCGGCACGAGCTGCTGGGCGAGGCGATGCGGGCGGGCACTCCATTCGCGCTGTGGAACGGGCCCACCGTGGTAGCCTGGCTCGAGCTGTGGGTGGGCATGCCGGCGTGGTACGTGGCCGCCTGCCGCGCCAACGTGAAGTCGGGCGCCATCATGTCGGCGCTGTCGGACCAGGAGATCCAGCGCGAGATCGGCATCAGCAACCCGCTGCACCGCCTCAAGCTGCGCCTCGCCATCCAGGAGATGGTGTCGCTCACGTCGCCGTCCGCGCCCAGGGGCACGGCCTGTGCCGCGCTCGCCTTCGGGGATATGAACCACGAGTGGATCGGCAACGTCTGGCTGCCTTCATTAG GTTTACCACAATACAGAACGACATTCATGGAGTGTCTAGTAGACGCGCGGATGTTGGAGCACCTCACCAAGAGGGACCTACGGACGCAACTCAAAATGGTCGACAGTTTTCATAG GACGTCGTTGCACTTTGGCGTGGCTTGCTTGAAGCGCGTGGGGTACAGCGTGAGAGCGCTGGAAGagcggcgccgcgccgccgagCACGGCACCCGGGATGTCCTCGTGTGGACTAATGAGCGGCTGCAGCGCTGGCTTGTCGCCATCAACCTCAAG GAGTACGCGAACAATCTGTCAGAGAGCGGCGTGCACGGGGCGCTGATCGCGCTGGACGACAACTTCGACGCCAACTCCATGGCGCTGGCGCTGCAGATACCCACGCAGAACACACAG GCGCGGCAGATCCTGGAGCTGGAGTTCGGCGCGTTGCTGACGAGCGGCACCGAGCGAGCCGCCCGCGTGCACGACCACGCCGCCTCCTGA